The DNA window GATCACACATATCATCAACTCAGCTCAATATCAGCGGCTTAGCCGCATGTTAGAGGATGCTCGCGATCGAGGCGCTGATGTACACACAATTGAAAATGTTGCCTTGCAAGAGGGCCAGATGCTACCTCACCTTGTTACGGGTGTCACAGAACATATGCAGGTAATGCAGCAAGAGATCTTCGGCCCTATTTTACCTGTGATTGGCTATAACCACCTCTATGAAGCATTGAGCTACATTAATTTCAACCCCAGACCTCTCGCTCTGTATTTGATGTCAACTGATAGAGTTTTGCAGCGCCAAGTCATAGAGCAAACACACAGTGGCGGTGTTGCAATCAATGATTCCTTGCTGCAGGTTGCCATTGAAGATGCTCCTTTTGGTGGCATTGGAGCATCAGGTATTGGTCAATACCATGGGAAAGAGGGCTTTTTGACCTTTTCCAAAGCAAAAACGGTTCTGTATACACCAGCTTGGTTGCCAAGAAGCGCCACATTTCTTCGGTTTAGAAACACGGCTGAAAAGCTCCTCAGTTGGCTGTTTATTCGCTAGAAATTTATAATTTATATATATTTCAATGATTTTCATCTGTTGCATAGTGTTTTTGACTATCAATATAAAACTCAAAATAAACTTATCTTGTCATAGAGGCTTCAACGAAGTGAAACACAAATGTCACAATTGAGTCCTAAAGTTAGCATCGATCATGTGAAACAAAGTGGCAATGATGCCAACTAAGGAAATTGTGATGAAAAAGACAGTTATCGGTGCAATAGCACTTCTAGGTGCAATGGCAGTGACTTCCGTTTCTGCTAAGGAAACGATCTCTGCGGTAGGCTCTAGTAGCGTAACGCCACTGATGGAAGTTTTCTCAGAAACATACATGAAAACACACTCGAACGTGTTTATTGAAGTGCAAGGCCCAGGTTCATCCGCTGGTGTCAAAGCAGCAAAAAATGGCTCGGCAGATCTTGGCATGTCATCTCGCAACTTAAAAGCATCAGAAAAGGAACCTGAGCTTAAAGAGATGAAAGTTGCCATTGATGGGATAGCGGTTGTAGTTAACCCTAAAAACAAGCTGCAAGCTTTAACTGCTGATCAAGTTAGCGCTATTTACAAAGGCGAAGTAACTAACTGGAAACAGGTTGGTGGTGAAGACAAGCCTATCGTTACTATTACTCGAGACACGGCTTCTGGTACACGCGGCGCGTTTGAAGACATCATGAAGCTTACCAAAAAAATCTCTGGTACCAAGGTGTCGGCCATTTCACAGCGCGCGCAAGTGGCGAATGGCAATGGCGCACTGAAAACTATGGTTGCTTCAAACCCTTACGCTATTGGTTACATCTCTCTGGGCACTGTTGACAACTCAGTCCATGCTTTGCCAATTGATGGTGTAGAAGCTAATGTCGATAATGTGAAAAATGGCTCTTACAAAGTAGCTCGTCCATTCTTGGTATTGTACAAAGATGGTAAGCCTTCAGCTGAAACTCAGCAATTCCTAGACTGGATGCACTCTCCTGAAGCTCAATCTCTGGTTGAGAGTAATGGCTACATCTCAGTTCACTAATTATATTGATACTTTTATTGCTCAGCCTGCTTTGGGCTGAGCTTTTGCTTTACTTCGAGCAAACTTAGTTTGTAAGAAGGGTATGACGATTATGACCATTGCAACAAATAGTGACGAGCTTATGAATACTCAAGCGACTCAGTTACCCAAGCCACGTTTGCGCACTAAACGTCGCGTTGATGTGAAAGAGCGTATCTTTCATGGCTTATTTCTCACTAGTGCCGTGATTGGCATTGTATCTCTGGCGGTTATTGCCTACTTCATTGTTCAAGAATCCATTCCTGCCTTTGAGGAAGCTGGTGTCTCTGGCATTGTTCTTGGACAAAACTGGTTGCCCCCAGCACTTTATGGTGTGGCGACTATGATTGTCGCCTCTGTAGTTTCAACGTTTGGCGCTGTTTTAGTCGGCGTCCCTGTGGGTGTTTTGACCGCTATTTTTATCGCTGAAATTGCCCCAAAACGCCTTGCAGATGTTATCCGTCCTGCGGTAGAACTATTGGCAGGGATCCCATCGGTTGTGTACGGATTCTTTGGCCTTGTCATCATAGTACCTTTAATTCAAGATATTTTTGAGGTGCCAGCTGGGAATACCATTTTGGCAGGGATAATTGTTCTTGGCGTGATGATTCTTCCGACCGTTATTACTGTTTCTGAAACATCAATTCGCGCTGTGCCTCACACCTATAAAGAAGGCTCGTTGGCACTTGGCGCTTCCAAAATATTCACGATTTTTAAATTGCTTGTTCCCGCAGCGCGTTCAGGGATCATGACGGGTGTTATTTTAGGAATTGGCCGTGCGCTTGGCGAGACAATGGCCATCATTATGGTGATGGGTAATGCGCCTGCTATGCCGCAAGGTATTTTAGATTCAGCGCGTACTTTAACCGCAAATATCGCGATTGAAATGTCA is part of the Vibrio aquimaris genome and encodes:
- a CDS encoding phosphate ABC transporter substrate-binding protein; the protein is MKKTVIGAIALLGAMAVTSVSAKETISAVGSSSVTPLMEVFSETYMKTHSNVFIEVQGPGSSAGVKAAKNGSADLGMSSRNLKASEKEPELKEMKVAIDGIAVVVNPKNKLQALTADQVSAIYKGEVTNWKQVGGEDKPIVTITRDTASGTRGAFEDIMKLTKKISGTKVSAISQRAQVANGNGALKTMVASNPYAIGYISLGTVDNSVHALPIDGVEANVDNVKNGSYKVARPFLVLYKDGKPSAETQQFLDWMHSPEAQSLVESNGYISVH
- the pstC gene encoding phosphate ABC transporter permease subunit PstC, producing the protein MTIATNSDELMNTQATQLPKPRLRTKRRVDVKERIFHGLFLTSAVIGIVSLAVIAYFIVQESIPAFEEAGVSGIVLGQNWLPPALYGVATMIVASVVSTFGAVLVGVPVGVLTAIFIAEIAPKRLADVIRPAVELLAGIPSVVYGFFGLVIIVPLIQDIFEVPAGNTILAGIIVLGVMILPTVITVSETSIRAVPHTYKEGSLALGASKIFTIFKLLVPAARSGIMTGVILGIGRALGETMAIIMVMGNAPAMPQGILDSARTLTANIAIEMSYASGVHANALYATGVVLLVFIMMLNAALLYLNREKAK